The genomic interval AATCCAGCATTAGTAGAGGAAAACTAGTATAAACTTTTTCACGCTTTCGCGAAAGCGTAAACCTATAAAACAAAAGATATGTTAGAGCATATTGAATTATTTTTTAAATCCATTTTCATCGATAATATGGTATTTGCAACCTTCCTTGGGATGTGTTCATACCTAGCGGTGTCTAAAAAGGTATCTACTGCCGTAGGATTGGGAGCAGCCGTAATATTTGTACTTGCTGTTACTGTACCCATCAACTGGCTTTTAGATCAGTACATTTTACGTGACGGTGCCCTAGCTTGGTTAGGACCTGAATATGCAGAGTATGATTTGAGTTTCTTATCATTTATACTCTTCATTGCTACTATTGCAACCATGGTACAGCTAGTAGAGATTGTAGTGGAAAAATTTTCCCCTTCACTTTACAATTCTTTGGGTATTTTCTTACCACTTATAGCCGTAAACTGTGCTATTTTAGGGGGGTCTTTATTTATGCAGTCTAGAGATATTCAAACGTTAGGACTTGCTTTTAACTATGGAATATCATCAGGAATTGGTTGGTTTTTAGCAATTTTAGCAATTGCCGCAATACGTGAGAAAATCAGATATTCAAATGTTCCACCTCCATTGAGAGGGTTAGGGATTACATTCATCATAACTGGGTTAATGGCAATAGGCTTCATGAGTTTTGGAGGAATGCTCACTGGGGGTGATGAAGAAGAAGGTGTTGCTTCTCCTACAACAGAATCTGCACAGACTTTAGAAGAAAATGAAAACAATCAGCCGGTAGCTATGATCGATGCTGAAATTGCAAACGAAAAAGAAAACTAAATATGATACTACTAGCATCTATGTCTGGCGTTGTTATCGCAACCATTGTAGCTTTTTTAGTGCTAACTTTACTTCTTGTGGGATTATTGCTTTTTACAAAGCAAAAATTATCTCCATCAGGTCCAGTTACAATTACTATTAATGGAGAAAAAGAGGTTGAAGTTGCCTCTGGTGGAACTTTACTCTCTACATTAGGAAATAACAAGATCTTTTTACCATCTGCTTGTGGTGGTGGAGGTACTTGTATACAATGTGAATGTCACGTCCTTGAAGGAGGTGGTGAAGCCTTACCTACAGAAACACCACACTTCTCACGTAAAGAACTTGCTCATGGAGCACGTCTAGCTTGTCAAGTAAAGGTAAAGCAAAATATGAATATCACTATTCCAGAGGAGGTATTCGGAATTAAGAAATGGGAAGCTACAGTGGTTCGTAACTATAACGTAGCCTCCTTTATTAAAGAATTTGTAGTAGAGATTCCTGAAGATATGGGGTACAAAGCTGGTGGGTATATTCAAATTGAAATACCTGAGTGTACCATAAACTATAAGGACATCGATATTACAGCGCATCCAGAGGAGCACGAAACACCTGATAAATTTCAAGCTGAGTGGGATAAGTTTGGCTTATGGCCATTAACCATGAAGAATAATGAAACTGTTGAGCGTGCTTATTCTATGGCTTCTTTTCCAGCAGAAGGTCGTGAGATTATGCTCAATGTCCGTATTGCTACACCGCCATGGGATCGCTCTAAGAATCAATGGATGGATGTAAATCCTGGAGTAGCTTCTTCATACATTTTTGCTCAAAAACCTGGAGATAAAGTGACGATTTCGGGACCTTACGGTGAATTCTTTATCAACGAGTCTGAGGCAGAAATGCTTTACGTAGGTGGGGGAGCAGGAATGGCACCTATGCGCTCACACTTGTACCATTTATTTAAAACCTTAAAAACAGGACGTACCGTTACGTATTGGTATGGTGGACGTTCAAAGCGTGAATTGTTTTATCTAGAACATTTCCGAGAGTTAGAGAGAGAATTTCCAAACTTTAAATTTTACCTAGCTCTTTCTGAGCCTATGGAAGAAGATAACTGGAAAGTTAAAGAATCTACCGAAGGAGAAGGAGATGGTTTTGTAGGGTTTATACACCAAGTGGTTATAGATCAATACTTAAGCAAACATGAAGCTCCAGAAGATATTGAACTTTATTTCTGTGGGCCACCATTGATGAATAACGCTGTTCAGAAAATGGGTGAAGATTACGGTATTCCAGATGAAAACATCCGTTTTGATGATTTTGGAGGATAATATATAATTTCCTTTGAGAAATATTACAAACCCGATACTACTATGTGTCGGGTTTTTTTATGAAAAATTGCTGGATATCATGCATTACAATACTATGTAAATAATTTATGACTAGTATCTTTGTAGTATGGCAAAACTCCTTACAGAACAAGAGCTACATAACCTAGCGATGAACATCGTAGGAGATGATCTAAAGAGTCAAGGTTATGAATTTATGGCAGTAAATTCCAAACTTAAAAAAGATCCACAGTTTGTAGCATTAAAAGACAAAAAGCTACATTTTGTGATTGTACGTGCACGTACGTTTCCAGAAGATGCTAATGTGTATGATGAGGCACAGATGATAAGAATGCGAGATCATGCGCTCAAATTTGAAGCGCGTACTTTTTATGCCGGAGTAGGGTTAGGTCATGGAGATAATTATCAATTACCAGTCGAAAAGGACAAACCATATAGAGAAATTTATAACGGACTTCAAGAAATTTTATAATGCGTTTTTACTACTTTCTAGTTATACTAATATTTTTTAGTTGTAATCAAAAAAGGACTTCTGATGAGATAACTATTTCAGGACAAGCTTTTGGTACATTCTATTCGGTAATTTACTTTGGTAAGGGTAATGAGGCTCCCCGTATTCAGAAAGGAGTTGATAGTGTGATTTATAAGGTGAATAAATCAATGAGCACCTATATACCGGCTAGTGATATTTCTAAAATTAATCGTGGCGACAGTACAGTAGTTGTGGATGATATGTTTATAGATGTTTTTACGCTTTCGCGAAAGCTTTATAAAGCCACTTCAGGATATTTTGACCCTACTGTTGGAACATTGCGTAATGCTTACGGATTCGGTGATACGGAAGCTATTAGAATAATGGACAGCACAAAGTTAGATTCATTGATGCGATATGTAGGTTGGGATAAAGTAATACTTAATGAAGATCATACTATTACCAAGCGTAGTCCTGAGATTTATTTTGACTTTAATGCGGTGGCAAAAGGCTATGGTGTAGATCGAATAGCGGTGTACTTAAAGTCTAAAGGATTTGAGAACTTTCTTATAGATATAGGCGGTGAAATTGTTGCTTCTGGAATAAATTACAACAAGAATAAGCAATGGATAGTAGGTGTAGAGGGTATAGATTCAAACGTCTTAAATCGTTCCGCTATTGCTTCTGTAAGATTAGCGAATAAGGCTATGGCAGGATCTGGTAATTATAGAAAGAACCGTGTAGATGAAATTACGGGCAAAGAATATGTACATACTATCAATCCGCTTACGGGTTCTGCCGAAAAAAGTGATGTGCTTAGTGCAACTATTATAGCAAACGATTGTGCGACGGCAGATGCTTGGGCGACCGCATGTATGGCCATGGGGTTACAACGTTCTATAGAAGCTCTAAAAAACCATGATGTGGAAGCATATTTAATATATGACGGAGGTGTTTTTAAAACTGATAATTTTGAAGTTTTGAATCCATAAAAAAGTCATTCTAATTATATTTAGAATGACTTTATAAAGTTATAGCAATTTTTATAAGGTTATTCGATATCCACCTTAACATTCAAGTTAGAAGCACGTTGCAAAAGATTTTCAACAAGCATAACTTGTTGTTCTACACGATTCACTTCTGCCATACGCTCAGTATATTGAGCCTCAGATATAGCACGCCTCCTGCGCCTTTCTGTTAGGACTTCTAGAGCTTCATTTATTCGTTCCCTCGCAGTACGCGTGCGCTCTGTAGATACTCTTACCGTTCTGGTTAATACTTGTCTTCTTTCATCTCTTTTGAGTCTAGCTTGTCTAGCACGTTCTTGTCCAAATTCTCTACCAGTTAGATTTCCCTTATTACGACCGTAAGCATTTCCATTATTGTTATTACCATTTTTAATTTTCTTGCTCTTTAATTTTCCATTGTTGTCCTCGTCATAAACATCATCCGTAAAGATTCCATCATCATCATTGTAGACCTCACCATCATCATCATTATAATCACGTTTATCTCTTTCCTTTGATTGAGATTTACGACGGTTGTTTTGCGATGTATTCTTTTTAACTTTTGGGTTGTTCTTGTTCTTATTGTTATTTCCCTTACCGTTGCCATTTTGAGCAATAGCTGGTTGAAAAGCAAGTATTAACATAACAAGAATAATTTTTACTATTGCTTTCATACTTAATCATTTAATTCGTTTAACATGTCATCTAACTTTTCTGAAGATTTTTCAATTTGAATATTCAAAGAATCAAGTTCCTCAATTTCGTTATCTATTTCTTTAATTTCTTGTTCAACCGCTTCATTCATAGGCTCAGGTTGATTAGTTTCTTTTTTTTCTTGACATCCTACTAGCATTGTAAGTAGAAAAATCATTGATAGTATGTGTTTCATAATCTTATAATTAGACAATGAAAATACTATAAATGTGGAGAATTAGAAATTGTGTTATCATTAATTTATGATATACGTTAAACTGATGTTATACAGATATCACTTTAAAATGATTGTTATTTATAGCATATAGGTAATATCTCGCCAGGAGCTAGTCTATATCTATCAACTTCGTGACAAGAAAGCTGTTTTGTATAATCTATCTCTTCAACTTTAAAACCTATACTTCTTAGTTTGTCAAAGTAGTCGCGGCCGTAGACACGCACGTGATCATATTGTCCAAATATTTTAGCACGTTCATCGCGGTCTATAATGGTGTCATCTTCAAAAGTTATGGCTCTATCAAGTTCTTGCGGTATTTGTAAAATGGCCATCCCACCTGATTTTAAAACGCGATATAACTCTTGCATTGCCCTAGTATCGTCTGGAATGTGTTCTAAAACGTGATTACAGAATATGAGATCGTAACTGTTTTCGCCGAAAGGCAAATTACAAATATCTGCTTTTACATCTGCCAGTGGCGAGTTGAGATCAGTAGTAGTATAATTTAGATGATGGCTTTCGCGAAAGCGGGAATAAAAAGCTTGCTCTGGAGCAAAATGTAATACTTTTCTAGGAGTAGAAAAAAAATCTGTCTCTCGTTTGAGCCATAACCATAATAATCTGTGGCGTTCAAGTGACAGGGTAGATGGAGATAGCACATTTTCTCTAGGTGTACCGTAGCCGTATGGTAGAAACCTCTTAAATGTCCTACCATCTATAGGGTCTTCATATCTATCTCCCTGAAGTGCAAACGCTAATAGCGGGCGTACTAGGTAACTCAGCCTGATTAACACTGGCCGAGGTATTGTATTGAGGAAATATTTAAAGACTTTTTTCAACCTCTATAGCACTAAAGCTTGCTGTCGAAAAGGAGTTTCCTCTTCGCTTTCAATACCTAATGCTTTGTAGATGTATGCAAACGTAGAGAGTAATTCTGGTTTACCATCTATAATTGCAACGTCATGTTCAAAATGTGCACTGGGCTTATTGTCACGAGTAGTAATGGTCCAGCCATCACTATGTTGTTTTATATTTTTTGTTCCCATATTTGTCATAGGCTCAATAGCGACAACCATTCCTTCAATAAATTTTTTACCACGACCTCGACGGCCATAGTTAGGCATTTCTGGATCTTCATGCATTACAGCGCCTAGACCATGCCCTACAAGCTCTCTTACAACACCATAACCATGATCTTCTGTAAACTTTTGAATCGCATAGCCTACATCACCTACGCGGTTTCCCAACTTAAATTGTTCTATGCCTTTATATAAAGATTCTTTAGTAACTTCCAGTAATTTTTTTACTTCTGGAGTAACTTCTCCCACTTCAAACGTATACGCGTGATCACCATAATAGCCATTTTTTATAGCACCACAATCAATAGATATGATATCTCCTTCTACTAGTGGTGTGTTATTAGGGATACCATGTACTATTTGTTCATTAGGACTAACACACAAAGAATTAGGAAAGTCATACAAGCCTAAAAATCCTGGGATAGCATCTTGTGAGCGTATATATTCTTCGGCTAGTTTATCTAACTGAAGCGTGGTTACTCCTGGTTTCACCTCGCTTGCTAGCATACCTAAAGTCCGAGAAACTACTAGGGCACTTTCTCGCATTATTTCTATTTCTTCTCTTGTCTTTTGTATAATTGCCATTGTTATTTATCGTCTTTAAAAAGTTCTTCTATGCGCGATATGAAACTTTTATAAGTTTTCTTCTTTTCTGGTTTTCTCTTTCTTTTGTGAACTTCTTTACTGGATTGATGTGTACTCAAAAGTTGGTAAATTTCTCCCCAGCCCATCATGCCCCTCACATCACGATCGTCTATAAATACATCTGCATTTATTTTGCGACTTATTTTTGTACTATATTCCTCTTCTGGATAACTTTTGTTCACTGCGTAAAACACGATTCCATTTTTTGCACAAAAATCAAGAGCCTCTTCCAGTTTATTTCCAGATCTATAGGTCCATAAAATGATTTGATGACCTTCATGTTGCAATCTTTTGAGTGTGTCAAAAGCAAATAGCAATGGTTTACCTATTGCAGGATATGCATTTTCAACGATGGTTCCGTCAAAATCTACAGCTATGGTTATCGTTTCTTTAATGGGAAGTGATTTTTAAGCAAAGATAGTAATTAGCAAAAGAGATTAGCTTGTAGAAATATTCATAAAAAAGAAAACCTAATTATCAGTTTACTGAAATTAGGTTCTTTGATGAATTACGCTTTCGCGAAAGCGTATATATTCTTATTTAATTACTCTGCATATGCATGTGTGTAGTCTTCTCCAGTAAGAATTTTAACCATATCTTTTTCTAAACTCTCTAAAGGGTACTCAACTATACGTCCTAATTCCTCTCCATCTTTTGTGAAAATAAAAGTAGGTACATTTGTGATCTGTTTATCTTTAACTAGGTCTGCAGGTTCCTCTTTATCTTCAGAAACCATAATGAGGTTTACAGAATCACTGCCATAATCTATTTCATCTAGTATTTTGAAAAACGCAGGGACTTCACGCTGGCTGTCTTCACACCAACTTCCCATAAATACAGTAACACGTACGTCTTTAATATTTTCTTTTACAGCCAGTAATGAAGATTCATCTAGCGAATGTGCTTTGTAGTTCTCAATAAACCACGTATTGTAAGGATTAGCCTCAAGTGTATCACGAGTAAACTCGCCTAATAGCACAGGTATCTCTTCTATTACATTATTTATTGTATCATTTTCTTCTGCTACTTTCTCTTCTAGCTCTTCTGTAACTTCTTCTACAGATTTGTGCTCTTTACAGGCAACAGTTAGTAATAGTGTTACTAAAATGAGTATCCATTTATTTTTCATAAGCATGTTTATATGTTTCTCCATTAAGTATTTTAATCATATCCTTTTCTAAACTTTCTATAGGACGCTCTACTATACGTCCTATCTCTTTACCATCTCTTTTAAAAATAAAAGTAGGTACGCGTTTTATATTTTGACCTGAAGTAAACTCAGTTGGGTTTTGTTTCGTACGATCTACTGTAATAAGTTCTAAATCACTGTTATCAAAATTTGCAACGTCCAAAATTTTAAACATACGTGGTGTCTCACGTTTGGAATCACCACACCAAGTACCCATAAAGGTTGTTACCGTTACTCCATTAAGTCCGTTTGTAATATCTGGTATTAATGTTTTGTTTACACTATAATTAGAATAGTTGGTAGTATACCAGGTATTAAATGGAGCTTCTTCAAGCGCTTTCCTATCTTCTTTTCCAACTAACATTGTCCTCATTATTTTCTTCTCAGGTTCTGGTGAAGCAACTTTTTCACTACTTGTGTCTATAGCAACGGTCGTGGACTGGCTAGTATTATCTTTACTTGTAGATTTTGTACTTGAACAACTTAAGCAAACGATTGCTAGGCTTAAACTTAGTGTAACATTCTTCATTTATGGTGAGTTTTATTTTTTAGATTAAAGGTACGCAATCCATTACTTTTGGTTGTTCAACGCCAATTAATTTCAATATTGTAGGAGCCACATTAGACAGTATTCCGTTATTGATAGTAGATAATTCTTTGTCAATAAGAAGTATAGGCACAGGATTTGTAGTGTGTGCCGTGTTAGGTGATCCATCAGGATTTATCATTACTTCTGCATTCCCATGATCTGCTATAATAAGTACGGTATAGTCGTTATCTATAGCAGCCGTAACGATATCTTGAGTACATCTGTCCACAGTTTCACAGGCTTTAATGGCTGCATCCATAACTCCTGTATGTCCAACCATATCAGGATTTGCAAAATTGAGACAAATAAAATCGGCCTCGCTTTTACTAATTTCTGGGAGAATTTTATCCCTTATTTCATATGCACTCATTTCTGGTTGAAGATCATAAGTTGCTACCTTGGGAGATGGAGCGAGTATTCTAGACTCACCTTCAAAAGGTGTTTCTCTTCCTCCAGAAAAGAAAAATGTAACGTGAGGATATTTTTCAGTCTCTGCAATGCGTATCTGTTTTTTACCAGCCTTTCCTAGGGTTTCTCCTAAGGTATCTGTAAGATTATCTTTGTTAAATATGACATGCGTATTCTCAAAAGTCTCATCGTAGTTAGTCATTGTTACATAATGAAGGTCAAGTTTTTTTGTATACTGTTCTTCAAAATCTCTCTGGGATAGCATCTCTGTTAATTCCCGACCACGGTCTGTTCTAAAGTTAAAAAAGATAACAACATCCCCCTCTTGAATTGTAGACTTATGATCCTTCTCAAGTGTAATGAAGAGTGGTTTGAGAAACTCGTCTGTTGTGCCTTGGTCGTAACTTTCCTGTATAGACTTACCAATATTAGAGGTCTCTTTTCCTATTCCATTTACGATAAGATTATACGCAAGCGCAACGCGATCCCAGCGATTATCTCTATCCATTGCATAATAGCGACCTATGACGGAAGCGAGCTTTGCATTGTATTCCTTACTAAAAGTGTCTATGTCTTCAATGAATGATTTTCCAGATTTTGGGTCAACATCGCGTCCATCTGTAAAGGCGTGAATGTAGGATTGGGGGACACCAGCGTTTTTGGCAGCTTTAATGAGACCCTTGAGATGGTTGATGTGAGAATGCACACCACCGTCAGAAACTAATCCTAAAAAATGAACGGATTTGTTATTTGCTTTCGCGAAAGCGAATGTCTCTTGTAAAACCTTTTCGTCTTTAAGAGAATCTTCTTTTATGGCTTTATTAATTTTTGCAAAATCTTGATACACAATTCTTCCAGCACCTAAGTTCATGTGGCCTACTTCGCTATTACCCATTTGGCCATCAGGAAGACCTACATTTTCTCCGTGTGTGAGCAATTGGGCATGTGGATAGTTTTTAAATAAACTATCTATAAAAGGCGTATTTGCTTGATCTACAGCAGACACTTTTTTGTTTGGAGCCATTCCCCATCCATCAAGTATCATTAGAATCGTTTTTTTATTCATCGTTTTAGCGTTGAAAAGTAAAGATAAAAACAAAACCTCGTGAAGACGAGGTTTTGAGTATGTTTTGACGCAAACGGTTGCGTAGGGAATCGTTTTTATGCTTAGAGTTTTATTACATGGTTTTTGGACCTGTATAACCGTATTTTTGAATACTCTCTTCTATTTGTTCAATACGATTTTCTGGATCAGGGTGTGTGCTAGCAAATTCTGGTTGTCTACTACCACCACTTGCCGCTTTAAGAATTTTCATTACTCCAATCATTTGATACGGATCATATCCAGCACGTATCATAAAGCGTACACCTAGATCATCGCTTTCTAACTCATCATCGCGGCCATTACCCATAAGAATACTTTGTCCTATAGACCCAGCGGCTGCACCAGCACCTCCACCTACTTCGGCTCCCATAGAAATGGTTTGCCACATATCAGAATTTGCCATACGCTCGGCGCTATGTTTACCTAAAACATGGCCTATCTCATGACCTAATACGCCAGCGACTTGATCTTCATTCTCTAGCTTAGAAAGTAGGGCATAGGTGATAAAAATTTGACCTCCAGGTAATGCAAATGCATTTACCGTTTGCTCATCTCGTAAAAGATGAAATTCATAATTATAAGGTGTTTCCCTTGCCATAGTATTGTCTACCAGTTTCTTGCCTACTTGATCAACAAATGCCTGTAGTTGTTTGTCTGGGTGTAAACCTCCATGCTGTTTTGCCATTTCGGGAGCATATTGTAAACCCATAGCTATTTCCTCTTCTGGAGAGACAGAGATGGCCTGCACTTTTCCAGTATAGGGATTTTCTTCACGATTACTACAATTTTTAAAAAGCGCAAAGGCTACAATTGCGACACCTATTAATAGTCTAATTTTAAGGCCACTACCTCTTCCCATAATTCTGATGATTAGTTTGTGGCTCTAAGTTAATAAAAAAGTGAGTAGTGTTCTGGAAATAGCTTAGAGTTTAGCACCATTTTAAGGAAAACAAAAAAATCTCAATTTCAAGTAGAAATTGAGATTTTTTAAAGTATGAACGTATACGTTTCTTAGCGTTTTACTTTACAACAACCCTCCAGCCGTATTTATCCTCTGCTCTGTTATACTGTATATCATTTAGCATTTTTTTAAATTTCAACCCGTAGCTATTTTCGGGAGCATTGAGTTTATGGTTCACATCCTGATACCCAAAGCTCTTAAAAGGAACGACTACAGCAGCGGTTCCTACACCAAAAATTTCTTTAAGTTCACCAGCTTGTGCTGCCGCGACAATTTCTTTTACAGATACTTGTCTCACTTCAACGTCAATACCAGCATCTTTTGCAAGTTGAATAACGCTCTTACGTGTGATTCCATCTAAAATTCTATCATTTGTGGGAGCTGTAAGTAATTTATCACCTACGCGAAAGAATACATTCATCGTTCCTGCTTCTTCAAGAAACTCATGCGTACTTGCGTCGGTCCAGATTATTTGTTGATATCCCTCTTTTTTAGCAAGATCTGTAGGGTAGAACTGTGCAGCGTAGTTACCCGCAGCCTTTGCAAAACCTACACCACCATCTGCTGCACGACTGTATTTTTCTGCAAATACGACATTCACTTCTCCTGCATAATATGATTGAGCAGGTGAAAGTATAATAATAAATTTATAGCGATCTGAAGGTGATGCAGATACCCCAGACTGCGTCGCGATTACAAATGGTCGTATGTAAAGCGAGTTGCCTTCACCTGATTTTATCCAAGCATCATCAAGTTTTAAGAGCTCTTTGAGGCCCTCCATAAAAGATTCTTTAGGAAATTCTGGCATCGCTAGTCTAGCGGCAGACTTGTTAATACGAGCCCAGTTGTCTTCTGGGCGGAATAAAAATACTTTCCCATTATCATCTTTAAAGGCTTTCATTCCTTCAAAAACAGCTTGTCCGTAATGAAAAACTTTAGCTCCAGGATCCATGGGGATTGGTCCGTAAGGTATAATTTCAGATTGTTGCCATTGCCCATTTACATATTCACAAGAGAACATATGATCTGTAAATACACTCCCAAAAGGAAGATTATTAAAATCTACGTCACCTATCTTACTATTACTACGCTTTTCTATTTTAAGAGTTGATATTGTTTCCATATCACAAATTTAAGAATTTAGTATGCTCAACGCGCTTTATTTATCTAATTTTGCATTGTTGTAAACAAAAAGCAATGATTATGAAGATATTAGCAATGATTTTCTTAATAGCAGTATCAATAGTGAGCTGTAAAGAAGCGCAGAATGAGAATGATAACGCTTTCGGGAAAGCAGAAAAAGAAGAATTATTGACACCAGAACAAGAAAATGGTCAAAAAGGCTATGGTGAACCTATTAATTTAGATAATGTTTTGACAAAGAGTGAGGTAGCTCAAAGATATGCAGCTCTTAAAGAAGGAGATACTACTGTGTTAAAATT from Dokdonia sp. Hel_I_53 carries:
- a CDS encoding branched-chain amino acid aminotransferase; the encoded protein is METISTLKIEKRSNSKIGDVDFNNLPFGSVFTDHMFSCEYVNGQWQQSEIIPYGPIPMDPGAKVFHYGQAVFEGMKAFKDDNGKVFLFRPEDNWARINKSAARLAMPEFPKESFMEGLKELLKLDDAWIKSGEGNSLYIRPFVIATQSGVSASPSDRYKFIIILSPAQSYYAGEVNVVFAEKYSRAADGGVGFAKAAGNYAAQFYPTDLAKKEGYQQIIWTDASTHEFLEEAGTMNVFFRVGDKLLTAPTNDRILDGITRKSVIQLAKDAGIDVEVRQVSVKEIVAAAQAGELKEIFGVGTAAVVVPFKSFGYQDVNHKLNAPENSYGLKFKKMLNDIQYNRAEDKYGWRVVVK